A DNA window from Pyrus communis chromosome 3, drPyrComm1.1, whole genome shotgun sequence contains the following coding sequences:
- the LOC137727641 gene encoding lactoylglutathione lyase GLX1-like — MAEAEGKAVAPNADVLEWPKKDKRRFLHAVYRVGDLDRTIKFYTEALGMKLLRKRDIPEEKYSNAFLGFGPEESHFVVELTYNYGVSSYDIGTGFGHFAIATPDVQKLVEDVRAKGGTVTREPGPVKGGKSIIAFVKDPDGYMFEIIQRPSTPEPLCQVMLRVGDLERSIKFYEKALGLKLLRTIDRPEYKYTIAILGYKEEDQTTILELTYNYGVTEYTKGNAYAQIAIGTDDVYKSAEAVNLVTQELGGKITRQPGPIPGLNTKITSFLDPDGWKTVLVDNEDFLKELQP; from the exons ATGGCCGAAGCTGAGGGAAAAGCCGTCGCTCCAAACGCTGACGTTTTGGAATGGCCGAAGAAGGACAAGCGCCGGTTCCTCCATGCTGTGTACCGCGTCGGCGACCTCGATCGCACCATCAA GTTTTATACGGAGGCTTTGGGGATGAAGCTGTTGAGGAAGAGGGACATCCCGGAGGAGAAATACTCGAATGCGTTTCTGGGGTTTGGGCCCGAAGAGTCTCACTTTGTGGTTGAATTGACCTACAATTATGGAGTTTCTTCTTATGATATCGGCACCGGTTTCGGGCACTTCGCCATCGCTACTCCCGAT GTTCAAAAACTGGTTGAAGATGTTCGTGCTAAGGGTGGAACTGTGACGAGGGAGCCTGGACCTGTTAAAGGCGGGAAGAGCATCATTGCCTTCGTGAAGGATCCTGATGGTTACATGTTTGAGATTATTCAGCGACCCTCCACTCCTGAGCCACTTTGCCAAGTAATGCTCCGCGTTGGTGATCTTGAACGCTCAATCAAGTTCTATGAGAAG GCATTAGGGTTGAAGCTGTTGAGGACAATTGACAGGCCCGAATACAAG TACACTATAGCCATTTTGGGATATAAAGAAGAAGACCAAACAACTATCTTGGAGTTGACCTATAACTATGGTGTGACCGAATACACCAAAGGAAATGCGTATGCACAG ATTGCTATCGGTACTGATGATGTCTACAAAAGTGCTGAGGCTGTCAATTTGGTTACACAAGAGCTTGGAGGAAAGATAACCAGACAGCCAGGACCGATTCCTGGACTCAACACCAAGATCACCTCTTTTCTCGATCCCGATGGCTGGAAAACT GTCCTGGTTGACAACGAAGATTTCTTGAAGGAACTGCAGCCGTAA
- the LOC137728619 gene encoding arogenate dehydratase/prephenate dehydratase 1, chloroplastic-like produces MVASTGLRNTGAVASARAAKIYGLEILAEKIQTSVVFTLKALAVFALRGINLTKKSRPQKQRPLRVVDDSNEGSAKYFDYLFYIDFEASMAEPRAQYALRHLQKFARFLRVLGSYPMDTIP; encoded by the exons ATGGTGGCCTCAACTGGCCTACGGAATACTGGTGCTGTTGCAAGTGCTCGCGCTGCAAAAATTTATGGGCTTGAAATTCTTGCAGAAAAAATTCAA ACGAGCGTTGTTTTCACTCTTAAAGCCTTAGCAGTATTTGCTCTTAGGGGCATTAACTTGACAAAG AAGAGTCGCCCACAGAAGCAACGTCCACTAAGGGTTGTGGATGATTCAAATGAAGGGAGTGCCAA GTATTTCGACTACCTCTTTTACATTGACTTTGAGGCTTCTATGGCAGAGCCCCGTGCCCAATATGCTTTGAGACATCTGCAG AAATTTGCAAGATTTCTTCGTGTCCTTGGTAGCTACCCAATGGACACGATTCCATAG